From a region of the Alistipes sp. ZOR0009 genome:
- a CDS encoding MATE family efflux transporter: MKDEISYGNIWRIAYPIIIGSVSQTILNITDTVFVGRLGELELAAGALGVLIYLTIIMVINGFTIGNQIIMARRFGEDRPNEIGRTFSNAFFLLFAIVTVVFVSIKMAAPSLITNLVSNHDIATLVGDFVQVRIWGLFFAAFMLLFRAFYVATANTKVLIAVTSTTVGLNIILNYALIFGKLGLPAYGFVGAAMASVISELVGFIIILGFTIYNRYFTKFSLVKLRYFKSKIVGEILKIASPMMLQHLISFSAWFVIFLIIERMGERSLAISNIVRSLYITMMVPIWGFAEATNSLVSFLMGEKRFERVPILVRRSMLLSFSGVFLIVCLSYPFLHQIIGFYTTDANLIAATLPVVKVVMLGSIIMSLGFIAFMAISGTGNTLIAFGLEFSDIALYIVLAYILTVHLNANVTTMWFIETFYSGYMLIVCLLYLRFGKWREKIV, encoded by the coding sequence ATGAAAGACGAAATATCATACGGCAATATTTGGCGCATAGCCTACCCCATTATTATCGGCAGCGTTAGCCAAACCATACTCAACATCACCGACACCGTCTTCGTTGGACGACTTGGAGAGCTGGAGCTCGCAGCAGGAGCCCTTGGCGTGCTTATTTACCTTACCATTATTATGGTGATAAACGGCTTTACCATCGGCAACCAAATTATTATGGCCCGCCGCTTTGGCGAAGATCGCCCCAACGAAATTGGCCGTACCTTCTCCAACGCCTTCTTCCTGCTCTTCGCAATAGTTACCGTTGTGTTTGTCTCCATCAAGATGGCGGCTCCAAGCCTTATAACCAACCTTGTCAGCAACCACGATATTGCCACGCTCGTTGGCGATTTTGTGCAGGTGCGCATCTGGGGTCTCTTCTTTGCTGCCTTCATGCTCCTATTCCGCGCCTTTTACGTGGCAACAGCCAACACCAAGGTGCTTATCGCAGTAACCTCTACCACCGTTGGACTCAACATAATCCTAAACTATGCGCTTATATTTGGTAAGCTGGGGCTACCTGCCTACGGGTTTGTTGGTGCCGCAATGGCATCCGTTATCTCCGAGCTGGTAGGGTTCATCATCATCCTTGGATTCACCATCTACAACCGCTACTTCACCAAGTTCTCGCTGGTTAAGCTGCGCTACTTTAAAAGCAAAATAGTAGGCGAAATACTAAAGATAGCCTCCCCCATGATGCTGCAGCACCTGATATCGTTCAGCGCTTGGTTTGTGATCTTCCTTATTATCGAAAGGATGGGAGAACGTTCGCTGGCCATATCCAACATCGTTCGCAGCCTATACATAACCATGATGGTTCCCATCTGGGGATTTGCCGAAGCAACCAACAGCCTCGTTAGCTTCCTAATGGGCGAAAAGCGATTCGAGCGTGTTCCCATACTAGTTCGCCGCTCGATGCTGCTAAGCTTTAGCGGTGTTTTTCTCATCGTATGCCTGTCTTACCCATTTCTTCACCAAATTATAGGTTTCTACACCACCGATGCCAACCTAATTGCAGCAACGCTGCCTGTTGTTAAGGTGGTAATGCTCGGATCAATAATCATGTCGCTTGGATTTATCGCCTTCATGGCCATTTCGGGAACCGGAAACACGCTCATTGCCTTTGGTCTCGAATTCTCCGACATTGCGCTGTACATAGTGCTAGCGTACATCCTTACCGTACACCTAAACGCCAACGTAACCACCATGTGGTTTATCGAAACCTTCTACTCTGGCTACATGCTAATTGTTTGCCTGCTCTACCTGCGATTTGGGAAATGGAGAGAAAAGATTGTTTAG